The window TGTGGATGTTTTTGGATGGATGGAAGATGGCCAAAGGGCAGAGTAAGTGCAATGCTGATATTTGtagttgtagaaaaaaatagcattggaagtatttatGAGTTGGGGAGACTTTTTCTTACTTCCTTTCACTGCATTTGTCATATCAAAAATGGTGATTGTAACCGTAATAATGGCGTGAGCTTCACACGGATTGGTACAAAATTCATGACTGTGTGTTTTCTACCGTACTAATTGTTGAAGATCATAAAAACAACATGTTTATCTTCAAAAGATAAATACAACATGTACCaacaaatgaacttatttctaCGCTCCTGGATATTCATCGAGAAAATACGCGCATAGTACAAAATTTGTTTCCACAAGACAACGTGTGgcgattaagaaaaaaaactagagtCAAATAAATACAACATGTACCAACAAATAATCGAAGCTCACTTTATAGAGTGTCAAATTATAGGATCTTTCCTTAAACTAGTAGGCGAGCTAGCATTATAATACTGCTAAACTGTGAATCAACTGTTGTTTTCTACCTACCACAGTGAACACAGTGATTAAATTAGCTCACATTTGCACTTATCCAATCCTAGTAAGTAGTGACATTTGTTACTATGTCGCTAACCCAGTGATGAGTGAACCAAATCACTCTTTCAGTGATGCAAGCTTTGTGTTTGTATGCTTCCTGATGTTGTCTTTGGACACTTTTGATTTACCTAATCTCTTGGTGCTTTCAACAACAAGTAGGTGCTTACTGATCATGGCGCACAATATGCATAGGTAGAATCCAATAGAATTTTGGGTGGTGGATGGCGGCTTCCTCCTTGTCATCCACCCTTCCTTTGGAATCTTTCAGACAAGAGGACGATCAGCTTGCCATGGAAAAGTCCTGTCAGTGAATGGCCCCCACTGATCATTGGCTGCAGTGAACTGAATGgttaaaccttttttttttaattaaggaGGCCCAGGGTATTATGTACCGGATTATTGCGTGAATTATCTACTTAGGTATAGAGATAaattaaacctttttttttaaaaaagaacttaACAAATAGGTCtaaaatactacctccattccaaaatgtttgacgctgttgactttttaaaaaatatttgaccgttcgtcttattcaaaaaatttaagtaattattaatttttttctatcatttaatttattgttaaatatacttttatgtatacatatagttttacacatatcataaaagtttttgaataaaatgaacggtcaaacatgtttaaaaaagtcaacggtgtcaaacatttagggaaggagggagtaagtggtactccctccgtagttataagatgttttgactttggttaaagtcaaataactttaaatttaactaaacttatagacaaatatagtaatatttataatatcaaattagtttcattaaatcaataattgaatatattttcataataaatttgtcttgtgttgaaaatattattattattttctacaaacttagttaagtttgaagcagtttgactttgattaaagtcaaaacgttttataacgtGAAACGGATGGATTATTAAGTATTAACAACGTAGTAGAAGAGAGTTTAAGCGTACAACAAATAATCTAGTGAAAAAATAGTTGAGATTAGCGGCACCAGCGTCGTCAAAGCTGGCTGCTCAATTTCAGAAGAGTCTTCTCCTGTCTTCGCATGGATTCAGACGATATCTATGCATACTAATCATGCGAAGGTCATTGACACGGGTTTCATTCTTCAGAAACACGAGCAGAACGCGAAAGTAATGTGATTTTTAGTTTATTACTGTGTGCTGAGACAGCGTGGTTTCTGTAGATTTCAAGGAGTTTAGAGGATGCATCTGCTAATATAATTTTCTGCAGTTAAGGAGTAGCTGGCTGATCTGCACGCATGTATATTGCTTCCGGCCCAGATGCTTAATCCCAATTCGCTGCTCTGACATTTTACTAATCCCTTCGTTGTTGGTGACAACCAACtggctatatatatgcatgattctaTCTGGATTCTCTTCATATTCTTATAATAATGTTGAGTCCTCATTATATTAGTGACCCTGCTCTGCAAAATGTAAGCAGAATATATATGATCGTGGCAAGAAGTAAATCGTCCAAATAGATTAatggatgcatcatgcatgagTGGATCGAAGGAAAATTATATGTGCATCTACCTCTTCTTCTGAAGAAGGCAAAATCTTGTAGCGTATTTGATTGTTTAAGCAAAGTGACCAGGCCAAGTCCCAAATCTGAAGAAAAATATACCATCATCCAGAATCAGATCAGAAAAACTATACGTATCGAATAAACCATAGTGTAAAAATATAGTTTTATTTTCCTTGGAGAATATGAAATTCATGACTAATGCCACCGAAAAGTAGTATACTACTTTGCCTGCAATACCATTGAGCCCACTGAACAAATCAAGAAtcgatatttttttaagacaaaaTAGAAGTCAGAGTATGATGTGAGATCACACATGTTCTCAATACCACGACAaaaaagtggatattttccagCTGTACTTCAAAGTCCCCGAACTGAAAGATGCATCTGCTCACTGTCGCAAATAAAATTCAGAGATCGACAAAACATCCCAAGCTAAGCTGGAGGAAGCTGATCAGGAGATGGCAGAAACTCTGTCCAATATAAGCAACCACCAATCAGTAGCTTGGCGAATGCTTCATCTTCACATAGCACAAGCTGCCATGTAGTCTTCTCTGCGATCCATGCAAGGCAGATGCAAGGCAGCGGCGGCAATGGCAGAAGTTGATCTCAGtggagaggaagacgacggcaaGATTGCCCGGCAAAGGCCCTATTtagtttccaacttttttcttcgaacttctaacttttccgtcacatcgaactttcatacacacaaacttctaacttttctatcacatcgttctaattttttcaaacttccaattttgtcGTGGATCTAAACATAGCCAAAATTGGAAGACAACGACAAGATTGCCCGGCAAAATTAATGGTCAATGGAGGCAAGGCCGGAGGGAGTTGGGTTGGTTTCTTTCAGGTGCGTCTGATCTTAGATCTTCAGTAACTTGGTTTTAGTGCTAGTCACTGTCCGATGATCTGAAGGAGATTATACGCAACCAGTTTCAACTAATATCATGAACTGGCCATTATTTCTCCTGATCCTTCTTGGATGCAAAATCAAAGGTTGCTTGTCTGAATTTGAACTCCAATTGAGCATCACGCATCAATTCATGAATATATTCATTCTTGCTTGATCCTGATTCTGATCATCCGTAGCAACTGGCGCAACATGAAGTGCAGACTGCTTTACTATCAACCATTCTTTTAGATAAGGAagctttttcttaaaaaaaaactcagacAATTACATCAATATGATAGAACCGTGCTGAGATCTCTTATAGCCTCTGCATAACTGAGGTGCATAACTgatgcacacaaacacacataaTAAACGTTTATTACAAATGAAGAAGCAGGAAATGCGGACCATCAATCCTCAGACTACATTGCCACCAATATCCCTTGGTAAAAACAGTTTCTGACCACCTGCAGACTATCAACCATGGCGCTCTACTCCACCGACAGCAAGAAGGTTCCACGAGCAAGACAAGAGAAGCTTCAGTTCTCTAGTACTGGAGAGACGTAGTGCCCTCAAGCTCTCCTGCTTCCCATTCTTGGAGCTGCAAATGTCGTGTTGCAAGAGTACTACTCTAGTGATGATGAACTGGAAGACAGCAACGTCCGAACAACAGCAAGAGCAACAGGTGGACCACTACTGCACAAGCATATTGTACCTTCAGCTGAATCAGAACCAAAATCTCCCGGCCACGCATCCTACAAATCTGTAAATCAGCGATCGCGATGTGCACCGGAACTCGCAGTCTGAAAACAACATCTCAGTTTATATCATCGAAGCCTGAATTCCTGCATCATCTGTTCGTCCGTTTCCTGATGCAAACAAAGTTCAGGCATCAGAGGGTGTAGTACATATTTGGCAGCATCTTGTTGATTACTAGTGCTTGTTGGACTTGTGTCTGGTTCATTTATGCATAATTAGACCTTATCTGGGTCTTAACCTAAATGGAGACATGGAGTACACACCATAATTGAAGTATTGAGTCACACATAATTGAACGAAGGTGGCCTGAAATGTACAGATTCTTATGTAAAGCAGCAGCAGACAGGGGATGTTAAGTCAGTCCTTCAGTCAGTCAGTCACCGTGCCCCAGACGAAAAGGAATGCACGTACTGACAAGACCAAAAGCAAGCAAGCGTCAGATTAGTTGACTAGCAAGCTACTCCTAGTACAGGTTAGACAAGAAACAGACCAAGAAAGAAATTACCACTACTAAAGCCTAACAGTACAAGGAAGCAGCAAGCGTAGGCCGGCCGGGAACACCGGCGGCGTGCGGCATCCGTCGCACTCgcacatgaaaaaaaagggggaagcAAAAGCTCACCTCCAAAGCCGCGTTCCTGTCACTCGGCCACACTTCAATCGCATCCAAAACATCAAGCCGCCATCACCACCAGTGCCGTGATCATCATACACAGCATCTCCATCTCTGCAGGGAGTGTGTGCAAACCTGCAAGCTGCTGCAAATTAAGGATAGCTGTGTGCTGACAGTTCATTTTCCTTGTGTTGTGCTGTTGTGCAAGCAACTATTGCTCCTACTGCTGCTGTCCtgctcttgctcttgctctGCAGGTTGGGTTTCTTTCCTTCCTCAATTTCTTTCACAACTCCACTGCATTTTCCAACCTGATCGGGTGCTGCCTTTTCATTCTTCCCTCCTACCTCGTTGGCCACTACATTGAGCATCACCATTTGGTCTCACCATTCATACCTGAAAACCAGTATATATGTTGCATCAGCAGCATCATCAAACCTGGTCTATCTAGCTCAGTAGCTCACCTGCTTGTGTGCTTAAGCTCGTGTTTGCAGCAAACCATGGATGCAGACAGGGACCCCATCTTCCCGGTGCAACAGATGCCATCACTGCTgttcccgccaccgccgccacggccatTGGCACTCGACTCCACTTCTTCAGCATCTTCTTCTTTTGTGCCTCACCATCCATCCATCACGAGCTTCCCAATACTGGTGCTCACCGTCCTGGGCATCCTCACCACCTCCGTCCTCCTGCTCACCTACTACATCTTTGTCATCCGCTGCTGCCTCAACTGGAACAGCAGcagctcctccgacacgcggaCGGCTGGCCTCATCTCCCGCCGTCGACGCGGTGCCGCCTCCAGCAGCCTCCCGGCAGTGGCCGAGCCGCGTGGGCTGGAGGAGGCGGCCATCCAATCATTGCCGGCGTTCAGGTACAGGAAGGCCATCAAGGACACTACTGCTGATTCCAGCGAGTGTGCAGTGTGTATCAGTGAGTTCCAAGAAGAGGAGAGGGTCAGGCTCCTGCCCAGCTGCCTCCATGTCTTCCATGTTGACTGCATCGACACTTGGCTCCAGGGCAACGCCAACTGTCCACTCTGCAGGGCAGCCATAGCCACCAACGACAGCCAGCTTCCATTGGATCAGTTCGTGAGACCTGAGGTGGTAGTCATTCAGGTGATCACTGGCGCGGAAGAAGAAGGTGCACAAGCACCACAGCAGGAGGCCAATACGGCAGCTTCTGATCCTGCAGTAGATGCTACTAGTACAAATCAACAGGTCAGTAGTAAGAAGACGAAGAACCAGAATGCATGGCATGTCAGCATCAGTAAGGGAGATGAGTGCATTGCAGTGAGGAGGGACAGAAATGTTCTTCCATTGAGGAGGTCCTTCTCCATGGACTCACTGGGTGGTGCTGGAGAGGTGCATTTGCAGATTCAGAATATTCTGCAGAGGAGCACCCACTTCCACAGGGATATCAgtgacagcagcagcagcagcactggAACATTGTAGGGATTACTATGCCTGCACATTCTATGGCCATGTTCTATGCGAATTCTTTTGGTGGTCTTGTTCAccaatttttcttttctttttctgcaaaaTGCAATATTACATGTCAATTTTTCTCTAATGGACACCTATAACATGGTTTGTGTGTGTCCGAAATTCCAGACTTCAGACAGTAGAATGGCAAGTTCTTTCTGTGAAACATTCGTGCAAAACAATGTAAGTTGCTCCTACTGCTACTGTATTTTCCAGCTCCTCTGAATCTGCCCAAGCTTCCTCTTCAGGCACTGATACATGCATGTGATCCCCAAATGATCATATACGATATGGTGAGTCAAATTCAACAATGAGAAAGGGAAGGAGCGAGAATAtgccaaataaatatataaataaataaatcaagtTTTGAATTGTTAAATAACTAGTGAAAGTACTCAGAAGAAAGCGAATCAGCTGATGACAGGATAAATGTGTTACCAATCCTAGAAGGTGTAACTTCAGGCAGTCaggcaaaacaaaagaaaataaaaacatgaaCTGAATGGGGAAAGGTAGACACCTTTCAAAACTCTGTAATCCAATGTCTCACCAAAACCTTCTTATAATAATCTAACATTGAAATCTGTGTCTTAGATGACATCATAGCTTGACAAATCAGATTTTCCTTGTCGCAGGAAAATGTCAGTTCACCAACCATTGAAAAGGTCATATTATATATCTCTAAAAGGTTCCTGTCATGCTGAAAAGGTGTGTTTCTGATTACTTTTGATATACTGTTAGGTCTTCTAAGTGGCACAAAAGGATGTCAGTGCGTAACAAGTCAATAAGGATCATACAATAGGTAGTTTCACAGCCAAAATTTCTTGTACTACTAAACAACATATCATAATCATATATTGATAGAAAAACTGATGCGTACAATACTTTGAAATTATTGTTGAGCAACTCTGGTAGAATCAGAATCAACCTCCTTTTCCAGAGGTTCAGGCAATGCAATTGCTGAATTTTCAGGCGATAGGCATGAAAGAGCCTTTATCTTTATCTGCTCATAGAGACGAATAGCTTCCTTGAGCTCGTCCCTAGCACTGGGACCATGGTTTCGCCAAGAATCCACCACTCGCTTTTGGAACTCCATAGCCAGAGCATAGCTGCATTTGAggcaaaatgatttttttttcattagagAGAAGCGCATAGTACTTCATACATTAATACAGCATGTGGAAAGAGCTTTCTTAGTTTCCTTAATTTTTCCCATTCAAAAAATATCAATCTAGTCTATTTTGGAGAAGCAGATCTGAATAGTGTGCTTACAATATCAGCCAGCCATTATGTTGCGTGCGTACTTAATGCATATGAAACAAAGCAATCAGTAATTTCCCTTTCCCTCTAATGATGTAATGCGAGTATGCAACAGTATGCAGGGAGCACAATTACATACTCTGTAATTTCAAACGCAGTAGCATACCATGTATAAAAAGCATTTCTTGCAATAATTGCAAAAATGCAACATATGGTCATCCTGAAAACTAGCTAAAGAACAAGCATTGCAAAAACAAACTAGCTTGATAGGTAACATGCAGATTATTGTAGCTCATTTAATCTTCTGCCTGGTTATATTAGACATGATACTAGCAAATATCAGAATTGTTTCATCCAAAATTTGTCTgttcagtattttttttgtaaCATTTTTTATGTGTCTTTGAATGAATGGAATGAAGTTGTGAAATCATACCTTCCCATTGCGTTGTATGCATTGGCAAGGCTCTGGCAGGCCTCTATGGTATCTGAATGGTGCGGCCCCAAGGAAACATCCATGACTTCCTTTGCAAGCGCAAACATCTGCGCAGCAGACTGTGGTCGGCCGATCTCCATATATGCAGCCCCCAAATTGTTATACACATACCCTACCCCGTAATGCTTTGGTCCAAAGCTGTCCTTCATCCTCTCCACTGCATCCTCCAAGTATGGGACAGCCTCCGACACCTTCCCTGTCAGAAGCAATAGCCACCCAATCCGAGCCGCAACATTCCCTTCCATGTGTTGTGCCTGAGGTATCCTCTCAAGCATCCCCAAGCTCCTCTTCAGCAATGATATCGCTTTGTCAAACTCATTCACCATCTCATACAGTGAGGATACCTCCACATATGCTTCGGCCACCTTGTCTGGTGCAGCCAATTCCTTCTTCTCCAGTATGTCACAAGCAATCTCCAAGCACCTCTTTGTATCACCGGCCTTCTCCTGGTTAGCA of the Oryza sativa Japonica Group chromosome 2, ASM3414082v1 genome contains:
- the LOC4331167 gene encoding RING-H2 finger protein ATL1, with protein sequence MDADRDPIFPVQQMPSLLFPPPPPRPLALDSTSSASSSFVPHHPSITSFPILVLTVLGILTTSVLLLTYYIFVIRCCLNWNSSSSSDTRTAGLISRRRRGAASSSLPAVAEPRGLEEAAIQSLPAFRYRKAIKDTTADSSECAVCISEFQEEERVRLLPSCLHVFHVDCIDTWLQGNANCPLCRAAIATNDSQLPLDQFVRPEVVVIQVITGAEEEGAQAPQQEANTAASDPAVDATSTNQQVSSKKTKNQNAWHVSISKGDECIAVRRDRNVLPLRRSFSMDSLGGAGEVHLQIQNILQRSTHFHRDISDSSSSSTGTL